The following proteins are co-located in the Festucalex cinctus isolate MCC-2025b chromosome 15, RoL_Fcin_1.0, whole genome shotgun sequence genome:
- the myo5b gene encoding unconventional myosin-Vb isoform X5: MSVNELYTKFTRVWIPDEENVWRAAEISRDFQQGESRLHLRLDDGTPLEYPAGPAAMPFLRNPDILVGENDLTALSYLHEPAVLHNLRVRFLESNHIYTYCGIVLVAINPYEELQIYGEEVINAYSGRNMGDMDPHIFAVAEEAYKQMARDEKNQSIIVSGESGAGKTVSAKYAMRFFATVGGSANDTNVEEKVLASSPIMEAIGNAKTTRNDNSSRFGKYIEIGFDRSYHIIGANMRTYLLEKSRVVFQAEDERNYHIFYQLCASASLPELRDLNLTSAQDFAYTSAGENIFIEGVDDADDLDRTRQAFRLLGIKDASQNAIFKVLAAILHLGNVEINAERDGESCHISSADAHLSHFCRLLGLEAGQMEHWLCHRKLATATETYVKSMPAKQAANARHALAKHIYARLFDWIVAHINVALRAATKQHSFIGVLDIYGFETFEVNSFEQFCINYANEKLQQQFNSHVFKLEQEEYMKEEIPWTLIDFHDNQPCIDLIEARLGVLDLLDEECKVPKGTDQNWAQKLYKQHSANVHFEKPRMSNTAFIILHFADKVAYECAGFLEKNRDTVYDEQINILKASKLQLVADLFSGEDGAAPKSARVNVRPAKSTPKPHNKEHRKSVGLQFRSSLHLLMETLNATTPHYVRCIKPNDDKEAFSFDSRRAVQQLRACGVLETIRISAAGYPSRWTYNDFFSRYRVLMPKADVSFPDKKLVCHKLLEKLIKEGDMFQLGKSKIFFRAGQVAYLEKLRADKFRAACIRVQKTVRGWLQRLRYRKIRKAVILLQRYGRGYLARRYAEYLRLTRAAVVCQKNYRMVRERRAFLKVRRAAVTIQAFARGMFTRRIYQEFLLHHKALIIQRCVRGWLQRRKFARMRRAAVALQCAYRRSRALRRYKALKAEARSAQGHKKLNSGMENKIVQLQRKMDEQGKDHREQKDQLLRANTTLGTELSRVQQQLQQLQQQARGQQGGDAAAQLTALRAQAGSLGEQLDGARARESQTEERHGREKRDLQQRVSELEEENALLKSQKEELNHKIKQLAARAQEDVGSALLRAEMDAERRRYQNLLKEYSRLEQRYDNLKEEVSLAKFQPGHQRSSSTQSSLESDSNYASISTSEAGDADDALQLAEEMGTDKAAMDVGVFVKLQKRVRELEHERKRLQASLDKMEDDARNKDNEDEEAARNLKSAAEQDAADLAYNNLKRQELERDNRQLKEDLERLRRSVGRQAGHADGYDVLLSQLKAANEELDARKEEVVILRTQIGGAAQRRAREDEDEAAEAEGTDEVDVAPLPSDGEAARRVYRRVCQSNKLLERQLECQSQQHGEEVSALRAEVETLKEDVEKKQEALNYATSLSPEALLEHSVQLEITRLTHDNLDLKELVEKLEKNERKLKKQLRIYMKKVQELEASRGGRAKSELGRHVTLQRKEKDFQGMLEYDRDDEALIVKTLVTDVHPSALSASVPCLPAYILFMCVRHADYVNDDRKVESLLTATINAIKRVLKRNEDFETTSFWLANTSRLLHCLKQYSGDEAFMVQNTAKQNEHCLTNFDLAEYRQVLSDLSIQIYQQLIRIAEAAIQPMIVSAMLESESIPILAGVKPAGYRNRSSSVDKDGGGGVGGVGGSGAYTLQALIRRLSLFDGVMREHGLDPEIAGQVVRQLFHCVNAVTLNQILLRKDVCSWSAGMQLRYNTSQMEEWLRANKLYQTGAAQTLAPVIQAAQLLQVKKKTSQDADAICSLCTALNSQQIVKILNLYTPLNEFEERVTVSFIRNIQKQLQEREAGEAGDGGVAKDPPQLLVDTKQTFPLLFPYAPSSLGLETVHVPASLGLHFLVRV, from the exons ATGTCCGTCAACGAGCTCTACACGAAG TTCACGCGGGTATGGATCCCAGACGAGGAGAACGTGTGGCGGGCGGCCGAGATCAGCCGAGACTTCCAGCAAGGCGAGTCGCGGCTGCACCTGCGTTTGGACGACGGCACG CCGCTGGAATACCCGGCGGGCCCGGCGGCCATGCCGTTCCTGCGCAACCCGGACATCCTGGTGGGCGAGAACGACCTGACGGCGCTCAGCTACCTGCACGAGCCCGCCGTGCTGCACAACCTGCGAGTGCGATTCCTCGAGTCCAACCACATCTACACCTACTGCG GTATCGTCCTTGTGGCCATCAACCCGTACGAGGAGCTGCAGATCTACGGCGAGGAAGTGATCAACGCCTACAGCGGTCGCAACATGGGCGACATGGACCCGCACATCTTCGCCGTGGCCGAGGAAGCCTACAAACAGATGGCCAG GGACGAGAAGAACCAGTCCATCATCGTCAGCGGCGAATCGGGAGCCGGCAAGACGGTCTCCGCTAAGTACGCCATGAGATTCTTTGCCACCGTCGGAGGATCCGCCAACGACACCAACGTCGAGGAGAAAGTCCTCGCCTCCAGTCCCATCATGGAG GCCATCGGGAACGCCAAGACCACCAGGAACGACAACAGCAGTCGCTTCGGCAAGTACATCGAGATCGGCTTCGACCGCAGCTACCACATCATCGGCGCCAACATGCGCACGTACCTGCTTGAGAAGTCCAGGGTGGTCTTCCAG GCTGAAGACGAGCGCAATTACCACATCTTCTACCAGCTGTGCGCGTCCGCCTCTTTGCCCGAGCTGCGAGACCTCAACCTCA CCAGCGCCCAAGACTTTGCGTACACGTCCGCGGGCGAGAACATCTTCATCGAGGGCGTCGACGACGCCGACGACTTGGACAGGACCAGGCAGGCCTTCAGACTGCTGG GCATCAAAGACGCCAGCCAGAACGCCATCTTCAAGGtgctggcggccatcttgcaccTGGGCAACGTGGAGATCAACGCCGAGAGGGACGGCGAGTCCTGCCACATCTCG AGCGCCGACGCGCACCTGTCGCACTTCTGCCGGCTGCTGGGCCTGGAGGCGGGCCAAATGGAGCACTGGCTGTGCCACCGGAAGCTGGCGACGGCCACGGAGACGTACGTGAAGAGCATGCCGGCCAAGCAGGCGGCCAACGCCCGCCACGCCCTCGCCAAGCACATCTACGCCCGCCTCTTCGACTGGATCGTGGCGCACATCAACGTGGCGCTGCGCGCCGCCACCAAGCAGCACTCCTTCATCGGCGTCCTCGACATCTACGG GTTCGAGACCTTCGAGGTCAACAGCTTCGAGCAGTTTTGCATCAACTACGCCAACGAGAAGCTGCAGCAGCAGTTCAACTCG CACGTCTTCAAGCTGGAGCAGGAGGAGTACATGAAGGAGGAGATCCCGTGGACCCTCATCGATTTCCACGACAACCAGCCGTGCATCGACCTGATCGAGGCCCGACTCGGCGTGCTCGACCTTCTGGACGAGGAGTGCAAA GTGCCCAAAGGAACGGACCAGAACTGGGCCCAGAAGTTGTACAAGCAGCACAGCGCCAACGTCCACTTTGAGAAGCCTCGAATGTCCAACACGGCCTTCATCATCCTCCATTTTGCTGACAAg GTGGCGTACGAGTGCGCCGGCTTCCTGGAGAAGAACCGCGACACCGTCTACGACGAGCAGATCAACATCCTGAAGGCCAGTAAG CTCCAGCTGGTGGCCGACCTGTTCAGCGGCGAGGACGGCGCCGCCCCCAAATCGGCCCGGGTCAACGTGCGGCCCGCAAAGTCGACGCCCAAACCGCACAACAAGGAACACAGGAAGAGCGTTGGCCTGCAG TTCCGCAGCTCTCTGCATCTTCTGATGGAGACGCTCAACGCCACCACGCCGCACTACGTGCGCTGCATCAAGCCCAACGATGACAAGGAGGCCTTCTC GTTTGACTCCCGTCGAGCCGTGCAGCAGCTGCGAGCGTGCGGCGTCCTCGAGACCATCCGCATCAGCGCCGCCGGATATCCGTCCAG GTGGACGTACAACGATTTCTTCAGCAGGTATCGCGTGTTGATGCCCAAGGCGGACGTGTCGTTTCCGGACAAGAAGTTGGTGTGTCACAAGCTGTTGGAGAAGCTGATTAAG GAAGGCGACATGTTCCAGCTGGGCAAGAGCAAGATCTTCTTCCGCGCGGGCCAGGTGGCCTACCTGGAGAAGTTGCGCGCCGACAAGTTCCGCGCCGCCTGCATCCGCGTGCAGAAGACGGTTCGCGGCTGGCTGCAGAGGCTCCGCTACCGAAAGATCCGCAAAGCCGTCATCTTGTTGCAGAGATACGGGCGAGGGTACCTGGCGCGCAG GTACGCGGAATACTTGCGTCTGACGCGCGCCGCCGTGGTGTGCCAGAAGAACTACCGCATGGTTCGCGAGCGTCGCGCCTTCCTCAAGGTGCGGCGGGCCGCCGTCACCATACAGGCCTTCGCACGGGGGATGTTCACACGCAGGATCTACCAGGAG TTCCTGCTGCACCACAAGGCGCTGATCATCCAGCGCTGCGTGCGCGGCTGGCTGCAGAGGCGCAAGTTCGCGCGCATGCGGCGGGCCGCCGTGGCGCTGCAGTGCGCCTACAGGCGCTCGCGGGCGCTGCGCCGCTACAAGGCGCTCAAGGCGGAGGCGCGCTCGGCGCAAGGCCACAAGAAGCTCAACAGCGGCATGGAGAACAAGATCGTGCAGCTGCAGCGCAAGATGGACGAGCAG GGCAAGGATCACCGCGAGCAGAAGGATCAGCTGCTGCGCGCCAACACCACGCTGGGCACGGAGCTGAGCCGCGtgcagcagcagctgcagcagctgcagcagcaggCGCGCGGCCAGCAGGGCGGCGACGCCGCCGCTCAGCTGACGGCGCTGCGGGCCCAAGCGGGCTCGCTGGGCGAGCAGCTGGACGGCGCCCGAGCCCGCGAGAGCCAGACGGAGGAGCGCCACGGCCGCGAGAAGCGGGACCTCCAGCAG AGGGTGTCGGAGCTGGAGGAGGAGAATGCGCTGCTCAAGAGCCAAAAGGAAGAACTCAACCACAAGATCAAACAACTGGCCGCTCGCGCGCAAG AGGACGTGGGCAGCGCGTTGCTGCGTGCCGAGATGGACGCCGAGCGACGGCGCTACCAGAATCTCCTGAAAGAATATTCCAGACTGGAGCAGAGATACGACAACTTGAAGGAGGAAGTTTCTCTGGCCAAG TTCCAGCCGGGCCACCAACGAAGCTCGTCCACTCAGAGCAGTCTGGAGTCGGACTCCAACTACGCGTCCATCTCCACCTCCGAGGCGGGAGACGCCGACGACGCCCTGCAGCTGGCGGAG GAGATGGGCACGGACAAGGCGGCCATGGACGTGGGCGTGTTCGTCAAGCTGCAGAAGCGCGTGCGCGAGCTGGAGCACGAGAGGAAGCGGCTGCAGGCCAGCCTGGACAAAATGGAGGACGACGCCAGAAACAAG GACAACGAGGACGAGGAGGCGGCGAGGAATCTGAAGAGCGCCGCCGAGCAGGACGCGGCCGACTTGGCCTACAACAACCTGAAG CGGCAGGAGCTGGAGCGCGACAACCGGCAGCTGAAGGAGGACCTGGAGCGGCTGCGGCGCAGCGTGGGCCGGCAGGCGGGCCACGCCGACGGCTACGACGTGCTGCTGAGCCAGCTGAAGGCGGCCAACGAGGAGCTGGACGCGCGCAAGGAGGAAGTGGTCATCCTCAGGACGCAGATCGGCGGCGCCGCACAGCGACGCGCGCGG GAGGACGAGGATGAggcggcggaggcggagggcacGGATGAGGTTGACGTGGCGCCGCTGCCGTCGGACGGCGAAGCGGCCCGACGCGTCTACCGGCGCGTGTGCCAGTCCAACAA GCTCCTGGAGCGCCAGCTGGAGTGTCAGTCGCAGCAACACGGCGAGGAGGTGTCGGCGCTGCGGGCGGAGGTGGAGACGCTGAAGGAGGACGTGGAGAAGAAGCAGGAGGCGCTCAACTACGCCACCTCGCTGTCGCCCGAGGCACTGCTGGAGCACAGCGTGCAGCTGGAGATCACGCGGCTCACCCACGAcaacctg GACCTGAAGGAGCTTGTGGAGAAGCTGGAGAAGAACGAGCGCAAGCTGAAGAAGCAGCTGCGCATCTACATGAAGAAAGTGCAGGAGCTGGAAG CGAGCCGCGGCGGGCGCGCCAAGTCGGAGCTGGGTCGCCACGTGACGCTGCAGCGCAAGGAGAAAGACTTCCAGGGCATGCTGGAGTACGACCGGGACGACGAGGCGCTCATCGTCAAGACGCTCGTCACAG ACGTGCATCCGAGCGCGCTGTCGGCCAGCGTGCCGTGCCTGCCGGCGTACATCCTGTTCATGTGCGTGCGCCACGCCGACTACGTCAACGACGACCGCAAGGTGGAGTCGCTGCTCACCGCCACCATCAACGCCATCAAGCGCGTGCTCAAG AGGAACGAGGATTTCGAGACCACGTCCTTCTGGCTGGCCAACACCAGCCGACTGCTGCACTGCCTCAAGCAATACAGCGGCGACGAG GCGTTCATGGTGCAGAACACGGCCAAGCAGAACGAGCACTGCCTGACGAACTTTGACCTGGCCGAGTACCGTCAGGTGCTGAGCGATCTTTCCATTCAGATCTACCAGCAGCTCATCCGCATCGCCGAGGCCGCCATACAGCCCATGATTG TGTCGGCCATGTTGGAGAGCGAGAGCATCCCCATCCTGGCGGGGGTGAAGCCCGCCGGCTACCGGAACCGCTCGTCCAGCGTGGACaaggacggcggcggcggcgttggCGGCGTTGGCGGCTCGGGCGCCTACACGCTGCAGGCGCTGATCCGCCGCCTGAGCCTGTTCGACGGCGTGATGCGCGAGCACGGCCTGGACCCGGAGATCGCcggccaggtggtccgccagctCTTCCACTGCGTCAACGCCGTCACGCTCAACCAGATCCTCCTGCGCAAGGACGTCTGCTCATGGAGCGCCGGCATGCAGCTCAG atACAACACCAGCCAGATGGAGGAGTGGCTGCGCGCTAACAAGTTGTACCAGACGGGGGCAGCGCAGACGCTGGCCCCCGTCATCCAAGCCGCTCAGCTGCTGCAAGTCAAGAAGAAGACGTCGCAGGACGCCGACGCCATCTGCTCGCTCTGCACTGCCCTCAACTCCCAGCAG ATCGTCAAGATCCTCAACCTGTACACGCCGCTCAACGAGTTTGAAGAGCGCGTCACCGTCTCCTTCATCCGCAACATACAG AAGCAACTCCAGGAACGAGAAGCGGGCGAGGCGGGCGATGGGGGCGTGGCCAAGGATCCCCCCCAGCTGCTGGTGGACACCAAGCAGACCTTCCCGCTGCTCTTCCCGTACGCGCCGTCCTCCCTGGGCCTGGAGACCGTCCACGTTCCCGCCTCGCTGGGACTGCACTTCCTGGTCAGGGTCTGA